A portion of the Mesobacillus jeotgali genome contains these proteins:
- a CDS encoding NAD-dependent malic enzyme, with the protein MATTDNTNMIQTNLKGKEILSNPFLNKGVAFTKKEREELGLEGLLPPHVLTLEEQTKRVYEQYSARTTNLFKNGLLYDLYNRNVVLFYSLLREHLSEMLPIIYTPTVGEAIEKYSHVYRRPGGMYLSIEDPQGIETAFVNLGQPKNGIDLIVVTDSESILGIGDQGVGGINIAIGKLAVYTAAAGIDPSRVLPVVLDTGTNNQALIEDPFYIGNKFPRVRGERYDEFIDSFVSAAKKFFPDVLIHWEDLGNVNARTILERYGEKILTFNDDIQGTGAVTLAAVMSALRVTGESLKDQRIVVFGPGAAGIGNADQIAEAMMMEGLSREEAYDRFWAVDYRGLLTDNVTDVLKFQKPYTRKNEEVLDWERTEDGIITLMEVVRKVKPTILIGTSGQAGAFSEEIVKEMAKHTERPIIMPMSNPTALAEAVPADLIQWTEGRVLIATGSPFENVEYNGVSYEIGQSNNAFVFPGLGLGAIVAKAKIISRGMLAAAANAVAEMSYNHRPGAPLLPSINKLGEVSEYVAIEVARAAISEGLSGAEISDVEKTVSDAMWKPEYKEVTSVAI; encoded by the coding sequence AGGGAAAGAGATTCTTTCCAACCCATTCTTGAATAAAGGAGTAGCTTTTACAAAAAAAGAAAGAGAAGAACTCGGATTGGAGGGTTTATTGCCTCCACATGTACTCACTCTCGAAGAACAGACGAAAAGGGTTTATGAACAGTACTCTGCCCGTACGACTAATCTGTTTAAAAATGGCCTTTTATATGATCTATATAACCGGAATGTTGTTCTTTTCTACAGTTTGCTGAGGGAACATTTAAGTGAAATGCTGCCGATTATCTACACTCCTACGGTAGGGGAAGCGATTGAGAAATACTCCCATGTATATCGCCGCCCGGGAGGCATGTATTTATCGATTGAAGATCCTCAGGGAATCGAAACAGCTTTTGTGAATCTTGGACAGCCCAAGAACGGAATTGACCTGATTGTCGTCACTGATTCTGAGAGTATCCTGGGCATTGGTGACCAGGGAGTCGGCGGGATCAATATTGCCATTGGTAAATTGGCAGTTTATACAGCGGCTGCAGGAATAGATCCTAGTCGGGTCCTCCCAGTTGTATTGGATACAGGGACGAACAACCAGGCTTTAATCGAAGATCCTTTTTATATTGGAAACAAGTTTCCGCGTGTCCGAGGGGAACGCTACGACGAGTTTATTGATTCATTTGTTTCAGCGGCAAAAAAGTTCTTCCCTGATGTACTCATTCACTGGGAGGACCTTGGCAATGTGAATGCCCGTACTATCCTGGAGAGATATGGTGAAAAAATCCTCACTTTCAATGACGATATACAGGGCACTGGAGCAGTCACGCTTGCAGCGGTTATGTCCGCACTCAGGGTAACCGGTGAATCTCTGAAGGATCAGAGAATAGTAGTTTTTGGCCCAGGAGCTGCAGGGATTGGCAATGCCGATCAAATAGCTGAGGCAATGATGATGGAAGGGTTGTCGAGGGAAGAGGCGTACGATCGTTTTTGGGCAGTTGACTACCGGGGGTTGTTAACTGACAATGTAACGGATGTCCTTAAGTTCCAAAAACCATACACACGGAAAAATGAAGAAGTGTTGGACTGGGAACGTACTGAAGACGGCATTATTACATTGATGGAAGTGGTTAGAAAAGTAAAGCCTACAATCCTGATTGGTACATCTGGACAAGCTGGGGCTTTTTCAGAGGAGATTGTAAAAGAGATGGCGAAGCATACAGAACGTCCTATCATAATGCCGATGTCTAATCCGACTGCATTAGCAGAGGCAGTACCAGCGGATTTGATTCAATGGACAGAAGGCAGGGTCCTAATTGCAACTGGCAGCCCTTTTGAAAATGTTGAATACAATGGTGTCAGCTATGAAATCGGCCAGTCGAATAATGCCTTTGTATTCCCAGGGTTAGGTCTAGGAGCAATCGTGGCCAAAGCGAAAATCATTTCCAGGGGAATGCTGGCCGCGGCTGCAAATGCTGTTGCCGAGATGTCATATAACCATAGACCCGGTGCACCGCTGCTGCCATCAATCAACAAATTAGGCGAGGTATCAGAATACGTTGCAATCGAAGTAGCCAGGGCAGCAATCTCAGAAGGCCTTTCAGGAGCAGAAATCAGTGATGTTGAGAAGACTGTTTCAGATGCAATGTGGAAACCGGAGTATAAAGAAGTAACAAGTGTGGCTATTTAA
- a CDS encoding NAD(P)H-dependent flavin oxidoreductase produces the protein MLKNELTELLNIEYPIVQAPMAGGITTSQLVSGVSNSGGLGMVGAGYLAPDAMQEQIREVKLLTTKNFGINLFVPNEFQVTQDEIDSAEKKLKPIREQLNLHKEQQLKIPDYRQHAETFNDLIKIVIEEEIPVCSFTFGLPSKEVISELKANNIILLGTATTVREAIEAENSGMDAVVVQGSEAGGHRGNFISRDKDSLIGLMSLIPQVADNVRIPVIAAGGIMDGRGLLASLCLGAKAVQMGTAFLTCTESGAHQLYKQAILSAGEDEMVLTNAFSGKWARGIKNRFIEEMQEEGVSFPEFPVQNALTQPIRKASSAQNNPEYMSLWSGQSPRLARNQSVEELINNIIHDAERINR, from the coding sequence GTGCTGAAAAATGAATTGACCGAACTTTTGAATATTGAATACCCGATTGTACAGGCACCAATGGCAGGAGGCATTACGACTTCACAACTGGTTTCAGGAGTCTCCAATTCAGGAGGATTGGGAATGGTGGGGGCAGGCTATCTGGCGCCGGATGCAATGCAGGAACAAATAAGGGAAGTTAAACTTCTGACAACCAAAAATTTCGGGATCAATCTATTTGTGCCGAATGAATTTCAGGTTACACAGGATGAAATTGATTCAGCTGAAAAAAAACTGAAACCGATTCGAGAACAGTTGAATTTACACAAAGAACAACAGCTGAAAATCCCAGACTACAGGCAGCATGCAGAAACATTCAATGATCTGATCAAGATTGTGATTGAAGAGGAAATCCCGGTTTGTTCCTTTACCTTTGGGCTGCCATCAAAGGAAGTTATTAGCGAGCTAAAAGCGAACAATATTATCTTATTGGGAACGGCAACGACAGTCAGGGAGGCAATTGAAGCTGAAAACAGCGGTATGGATGCTGTGGTTGTCCAAGGCAGTGAAGCGGGCGGCCACCGGGGGAACTTTATCAGCCGAGACAAAGATAGCTTAATTGGCCTGATGTCGCTCATCCCCCAGGTTGCTGACAATGTAAGAATCCCTGTGATAGCAGCAGGCGGCATCATGGATGGCAGGGGATTATTGGCATCCCTTTGCTTAGGTGCAAAAGCTGTCCAAATGGGCACCGCTTTTTTAACGTGCACGGAAAGCGGAGCCCATCAACTTTATAAACAAGCGATTTTGAGTGCCGGCGAAGATGAAATGGTATTAACCAATGCTTTCTCCGGCAAATGGGCAAGAGGCATAAAAAACCGGTTTATAGAAGAGATGCAGGAAGAAGGTGTGTCATTCCCTGAATTCCCAGTCCAAAATGCACTTACCCAACCAATCAGGAAAGCATCATCTGCCCAAAACAACCCGGAATATATGTCACTATGGTCCGGACAAAGCCCGAGACTTGCCAGAAATCAATCGGTTGAAGAGTTGATTAATAATATTATTCATGACGCAGAAAGGATTAATAGATAG
- a CDS encoding MFS transporter has protein sequence METSYKGTNKMITGIVFGVITFWLFAQAIVNVVPAVQQDLGISIGTVNIAISLTALFSGMFIVAAGGLADKIGRKKIAYIGFILSIVGSFFLVLAQGSVMLIAGRIIQGISAACIMPSTIALMKAYFEGKDRQRALSFWSIGSWGGSGIASFAGGAIATSMGWRWIFIFSIIFAVIGMFLLKDTPESKQESEGDFKFDYTGLSLFIITMIALNVFINYGSDLGWASPLTFGLLAVTIIGFILFIKVERSKEVVLIDFDVFKNKPYTGATISNFLLNAIAGTLVVANTYVQVGRGFSSFQSGMLSLGYLVAVLAMIRVGEKILQKVGAKLPMIWGAFITTVGVAMMGLTFLPDLAYTITVFIGFALFGLGLGIYATPSTDTSVSNAPADKVGEAAGVYKMASSLGSAFGVAISAAVYGAIAGNGNLETAASIGITVNVIFGILSILSIIFLVPGDAGKTAPAKGSRTSQKPVAE, from the coding sequence ATGGAGACAAGTTATAAAGGTACAAATAAAATGATCACAGGCATCGTGTTTGGTGTTATTACCTTCTGGCTGTTTGCTCAAGCGATTGTCAATGTCGTTCCAGCTGTTCAGCAGGATTTGGGTATATCAATTGGAACGGTGAACATTGCCATTAGTTTAACGGCATTGTTTTCTGGAATGTTTATCGTTGCCGCTGGGGGTCTTGCCGATAAAATTGGCAGAAAGAAAATTGCGTACATTGGTTTTATTTTAAGTATTGTCGGTTCTTTTTTCCTTGTTTTAGCTCAAGGGTCAGTAATGCTAATCGCTGGACGTATTATTCAAGGGATTTCAGCTGCATGTATCATGCCCTCAACGATTGCCTTGATGAAAGCTTACTTTGAAGGAAAAGATCGTCAGCGTGCATTAAGTTTTTGGTCCATTGGTTCATGGGGCGGATCAGGGATTGCCTCTTTTGCTGGCGGCGCCATTGCAACCTCAATGGGCTGGAGATGGATATTCATTTTTTCTATCATCTTTGCAGTGATTGGAATGTTCCTGCTGAAAGATACTCCAGAAAGTAAACAAGAATCTGAAGGCGATTTTAAATTCGATTACACAGGTTTATCACTTTTTATCATCACGATGATTGCCCTGAATGTCTTTATAAATTACGGATCAGATTTAGGATGGGCCAGCCCGCTTACATTTGGCCTTTTGGCAGTGACAATCATTGGTTTCATTTTGTTCATCAAAGTGGAAAGAAGTAAAGAGGTCGTACTGATTGATTTCGATGTCTTTAAAAATAAGCCTTATACGGGTGCGACAATTTCGAATTTCTTGCTTAACGCCATAGCAGGTACCCTGGTTGTTGCCAATACGTATGTACAAGTAGGCCGGGGATTTAGTTCCTTCCAGTCCGGTATGCTATCACTTGGTTATCTAGTCGCAGTGCTGGCGATGATTCGTGTGGGTGAAAAAATTCTCCAGAAGGTTGGTGCAAAATTACCTATGATTTGGGGAGCCTTCATTACAACAGTCGGTGTGGCAATGATGGGACTGACATTTTTGCCAGACCTTGCTTATACCATCACCGTGTTCATTGGATTTGCCTTATTCGGTCTTGGATTAGGGATCTATGCAACTCCATCAACAGATACTTCTGTATCCAATGCCCCGGCAGACAAGGTCGGTGAAGCAGCCGGGGTGTATAAGATGGCGAGCTCACTTGGCAGTGCATTCGGCGTTGCTATATCTGCAGCCGTCTACGGCGCAATCGCAGGAAATGGGAATCTAGAAACAGCAGCTTCCATTGGTATTACCGTAAACGTCATTTTCGGGATACTTTCGATTTTATCAATCATCTTCCTCGTACCTGGAGATGCTGGTAAGACTGCTCCTGCCAAAGGCTCCCGAACCAGCCAGAAACCAGTGGCAGAGTAA
- a CDS encoding amidohydrolase, translating into MRKRLMEMLESRKGEIIEIRRHLHENPELSFEEEKTAQYILDFYKGKDVEVQSNVGNGYGIIVTIKGGKPGKNIGLRADFDALPIVEEADVPFKSKNEGIMHACGHDGHTAYLMVLADCLIQLKEEIPGTIKIIHQHAEEVPPGGAKSIVDSGVLDDLDNIFGIHLLPMGPAGVVGYHSGYSFNGRAYMKLKINGRGGHGSSPHLANDAIVAGAHFVTAVQTIISRRLSPFDIGVITIGSFDGKGTFNVIKDSIELEGDIRYMTVETKTTIEKEVKRLVKGIEEEFGVSCELTYINDYPPLYNDPAVTAQVAEILKTANDKDIKEVKEFPAMAPSEDFAYYAEKFPSCFFYIACTPKGVDNPYFNHHPKFDIDEDALLVAAKAVGHVVCGYYELD; encoded by the coding sequence ATGAGAAAAAGATTAATGGAAATGCTTGAATCGCGTAAGGGTGAAATCATTGAAATACGCAGGCATCTCCACGAAAATCCTGAACTTTCTTTTGAAGAAGAAAAAACGGCTCAATATATATTAGATTTTTACAAAGGAAAAGATGTTGAAGTCCAATCGAATGTAGGGAACGGATACGGGATTATCGTCACTATAAAAGGTGGGAAACCCGGCAAAAACATTGGGTTGCGAGCAGATTTTGACGCTCTCCCAATCGTCGAGGAAGCGGATGTACCATTTAAATCGAAAAATGAGGGAATCATGCATGCGTGCGGACATGATGGTCATACGGCCTATTTGATGGTTTTAGCAGATTGCCTTATTCAATTAAAAGAGGAAATACCAGGCACAATTAAAATTATCCACCAGCATGCGGAAGAAGTGCCGCCAGGCGGGGCAAAAAGCATAGTAGATTCAGGCGTACTGGACGATTTAGATAATATCTTTGGCATCCATCTTCTGCCGATGGGTCCAGCAGGTGTTGTCGGATATCACTCTGGATATTCCTTTAACGGCAGGGCATACATGAAATTAAAGATTAATGGGAGAGGAGGGCATGGTTCTTCGCCTCATTTGGCGAACGATGCCATCGTCGCTGGTGCCCATTTTGTAACAGCCGTTCAGACAATCATCAGCCGCAGGTTAAGTCCCTTTGATATTGGGGTGATTACCATTGGGTCATTTGATGGAAAAGGAACTTTTAATGTCATTAAAGACAGTATTGAACTTGAAGGCGATATCCGATACATGACTGTTGAAACGAAAACTACTATTGAAAAAGAAGTGAAAAGGCTTGTTAAAGGAATCGAAGAAGAATTTGGCGTAAGCTGTGAACTGACTTATATAAATGATTATCCGCCATTATATAATGATCCAGCCGTAACAGCACAGGTTGCTGAGATTCTTAAGACTGCAAATGATAAAGATATAAAAGAAGTAAAGGAATTTCCAGCAATGGCGCCATCCGAAGACTTTGCTTACTATGCTGAAAAATTCCCTTCCTGTTTCTTTTACATCGCTTGTACGCCTAAAGGAGTAGACAATCCATATTTCAACCATCATCCGAAATTTGATATCGATGAAGATGCACTTCTTGTTGCAGCCAAAGCTGTAGGACATGTTGTTTGCGGTTATTATGAATTAGATTAG
- a CDS encoding trimeric intracellular cation channel family protein, whose translation MTWEILNIIGTLAFAISGALVAREEDYDLIGVYVLGFTTAFGGGMIRNLLIGLPIEHIWKQEYLFEFAFLAMTIAFGLPNKWIDPFKKSVVFFDAIGLAAFAIQGAKYAVSIDAPLIAVIIAAVMTGTGGGMIRDVFAGRKPMIFHSEIYALWAAMAGITIGSGLVEGPYATPLLFIAIVLFRIISVYFNWNLPQNIQNRNRSFDKS comes from the coding sequence ATGACGTGGGAGATTCTTAACATCATTGGCACCCTTGCCTTTGCTATAAGTGGTGCCCTTGTCGCAAGGGAAGAAGATTATGATTTAATAGGAGTATACGTCCTGGGATTCACGACTGCCTTTGGCGGGGGGATGATTCGTAATCTGTTAATCGGACTGCCAATTGAACATATATGGAAACAGGAGTATTTATTTGAATTTGCCTTTTTGGCTATGACGATCGCGTTTGGCCTTCCAAATAAATGGATCGATCCTTTTAAAAAATCAGTGGTATTCTTTGATGCTATCGGTTTGGCCGCATTTGCCATTCAAGGGGCAAAGTATGCAGTGTCCATAGACGCCCCTTTAATAGCGGTCATTATTGCAGCTGTAATGACAGGAACCGGTGGCGGGATGATTCGTGATGTCTTTGCAGGACGGAAGCCAATGATTTTCCACTCGGAAATCTATGCTTTATGGGCTGCAATGGCGGGAATCACCATAGGATCAGGATTGGTTGAAGGACCGTATGCCACGCCTCTCCTCTTTATCGCCATCGTTCTCTTCCGAATCATCTCAGTCTACTTTAACTGGAATCTGCCACAGAACATCCAAAATAGAAATAGGAGTTTCGATAAATCATAG
- a CDS encoding carbohydrate kinase, with amino-acid sequence MDKEKQILHHIRMNPFISQQELSSKVGLSRPAVANYIANLTRRGEIKGRGYILGDESSIVCIGGANTDRKARTNQKVRLYSSNPVRITETCGGVARNFAENLSRLGVSTSLIACVGEDKEGNWLLKETKSVGVDISQVWVLPMERTGTYTTLIDVDGASIVAMADMTIYEKITATMFEEKWSQIAASQAVFLDTNIPEDSISYIIKRCRDENIPLYIDPVSSTKAQKLPMSLDGVELLLPTREEAETLSNMKIDSIEECQIACEKIRQRGVKQIIVTLGKQGVYYSSAEESGHLPPYTTEIIDVTGADDAFASCAIYGMMMKEPLIGCCQLGLAGAALTIQTEESISSLLRPEKLHEIVKEFSE; translated from the coding sequence ATGGATAAAGAGAAGCAAATATTACATCACATAAGAATGAATCCTTTTATTTCACAGCAGGAATTATCAAGCAAAGTAGGGTTATCTCGACCTGCTGTTGCTAATTATATCGCCAACCTGACAAGACGCGGAGAGATCAAAGGGCGAGGTTATATCCTTGGAGATGAATCGTCAATTGTGTGCATCGGAGGGGCAAACACTGACCGGAAAGCACGGACGAATCAAAAGGTACGTTTATATTCGTCAAATCCAGTGAGAATTACCGAAACATGTGGTGGCGTAGCACGCAATTTTGCCGAAAATTTAAGCAGGCTCGGCGTCAGCACATCTCTTATTGCATGTGTTGGAGAGGACAAAGAAGGAAACTGGTTATTGAAGGAGACGAAAAGTGTCGGCGTCGATATCAGTCAAGTATGGGTTCTGCCAATGGAACGAACAGGCACTTACACAACCTTGATAGATGTGGATGGTGCAAGTATTGTGGCAATGGCTGACATGACTATTTATGAAAAAATAACAGCAACAATGTTTGAGGAAAAATGGTCCCAGATCGCTGCCTCACAAGCTGTTTTTCTGGATACGAATATTCCTGAGGATAGTATTAGTTATATCATTAAACGTTGCAGGGATGAAAATATTCCTTTATATATTGACCCAGTTTCTTCAACGAAGGCACAAAAACTCCCTATGAGTCTTGACGGAGTAGAACTGCTGCTTCCGACCCGGGAAGAAGCCGAAACACTATCAAATATGAAGATAGACTCCATCGAGGAATGCCAGATAGCCTGTGAAAAGATTAGACAGCGTGGCGTCAAACAAATCATTGTGACACTCGGCAAACAAGGTGTGTATTACTCATCTGCTGAAGAATCCGGACATTTGCCGCCATATACAACTGAGATTATTGATGTCACTGGTGCTGATGATGCATTTGCTTCATGTGCCATCTACGGAATGATGATGAAAGAACCTCTAATCGGCTGTTGCCAATTAGGTCTTGCCGGTGCTGCCCTAACCATTCAAACTGAGGAATCCATATCATCACTTTTAAGACCTGAGAAACTTCATGAAATTGTAAAGGAATTTTCTGAGTAG